GACGCCGGATTCGACGCTCGACCTGCGCGGTCAGTTCGCCGACGACGCGCGCGATCTTCTGCGCGAGTTTCTCGACCGCGCGACGATGGCCAAGCTCCCGCGCCTTTACGTCATCCACGGACACGGCACGGGCAAGCTCAAGCGCGAGGTGCGCGATTATCTTCGCGTCGAGGCGCCGAATCTTGTCGCCCGCCCGGGCGACCGCCACGAGGGCGGCGACGGCGTGACGGTGATCGAGCTGGAAGGCGGGAGCGTGGAGGGGTGACGATTCAGCGGTACACGGAGTGCACCGGGGAGCCACGGAGCACACGGAGGCTCACGGACTGATCCAGTTTTCTCCGTGACCACCGTATCTTCTTGGTGCCCTCGGTGTATCGCATAAAAGGAATATACCTTACGAAGCGTGCCCGTCGGCTTGACAACGCCCGGACGCGGACTAGCTTTTAAGGGCGCGGGCAACGGGCCGAGTGCCTGCTGTTTCATTCCTTCGTTTTCGATTTTGCAAAAAAAGAGGAGAACCGTCCGATGCACAAGCTTCCCGATCTTGGTTATTCGTTCGACGCGCTCGAACCGTTCATCGACGCGCGTACGATGGAAATCCACCACGACAAGCACCACAACGCCTACGTCACCAATCTGAACAAGGCGCTTGAGTCTTGCGGGCCGGAACTTGCGGACATGGACATCGTTTCGCTGATGAAGCATCTGTCCGTCGCGCCGGAAAACGTCCGCACGGCCGTTCGCAACAACGGCGGCGGCCACTACAACCACGCGCTATTCTGGACGCTGCTGAAAAAGAACGAGAGCGGCGCGCCGTCCGGCGCGCTCGCCGGCGCGATCAACGCCGACTTCGGTTCGTTTGACGCGTTCAAGGAAAAATTTTCGACCGCCGCGGCGACGCGCTTCGGTTCGGGCTGGGCGTGGCTCTCCGTCGCGCCGTCGGGCAAGCTTGAGGTGACGAGCACGCCGAACCAGGACAACCCGGAGATGGACTCGGACGCCAAGCCGATCCTCGGCCTGGACGTCTGGGAGCACGCCTACTACCTGCACTACCAGAACCGCCGGCCGGACTACATCAAGGCGTTTTTCAACGTCATCAACTGGGACGAAGTGGCCAAGCTCTACGGCCAGTACAAGAAGTAGGGCGGGCGG
This DNA window, taken from bacterium, encodes the following:
- a CDS encoding superoxide dismutase, with the translated sequence MHKLPDLGYSFDALEPFIDARTMEIHHDKHHNAYVTNLNKALESCGPELADMDIVSLMKHLSVAPENVRTAVRNNGGGHYNHALFWTLLKKNESGAPSGALAGAINADFGSFDAFKEKFSTAAATRFGSGWAWLSVAPSGKLEVTSTPNQDNPEMDSDAKPILGLDVWEHAYYLHYQNRRPDYIKAFFNVINWDEVAKLYGQYKK